From the genome of Nocardia sp. NBC_01503, one region includes:
- a CDS encoding lipid-transfer protein: protein MANKVYVVGVGMTKFEKPGRRKNEDGSNWDYPDMARESGTKALADAGIDYREIEQAYVGYVYGESTSGQRAVYELGMTGIPVVNVNNNCSTGSTALYLAAQAIRGGLADCTLALGFEKMQPGSLGSSYDDREQPMAKHVMALAEISEVLFPVAPWMFGAAGREHMTKYGTTIEHFAKIGYKNHKHSVNNPYAQFQEEYSLEDILASRMIYDPLTKLQCSPTSDGSGAAILASEEFVERHDLAARAVEIVGQTMTTDFRSTFDGSAKNLIGYDMNVQAAEKVYAQAGLGPEDFQVIELHDCFSANELLLYEALGLCEEGQAGQLIDAGQTTYGGKWVVNPSGGLISKGHPLGATGLAQCSELTWQLRGTADKRQVENVTAALQHNIGLGGAAVVTAYQRADR from the coding sequence ATGGCGAACAAGGTCTACGTCGTCGGCGTCGGCATGACGAAGTTCGAGAAGCCGGGGCGACGCAAGAACGAAGACGGCAGCAACTGGGACTACCCGGATATGGCTCGCGAATCCGGTACCAAGGCGCTGGCCGACGCGGGTATCGACTACCGCGAGATCGAGCAGGCGTACGTCGGCTACGTGTACGGCGAATCCACCTCCGGTCAGCGCGCGGTCTACGAACTCGGTATGACCGGCATCCCGGTGGTGAATGTCAACAACAACTGCTCCACCGGTTCGACCGCGCTCTACCTTGCGGCGCAGGCGATTCGGGGCGGTCTCGCGGACTGCACGCTGGCGCTGGGGTTCGAGAAGATGCAGCCCGGTTCGCTCGGCTCCAGCTATGACGATCGCGAACAGCCGATGGCCAAACATGTGATGGCGCTCGCGGAGATCTCCGAGGTGCTGTTCCCGGTGGCCCCGTGGATGTTCGGTGCCGCCGGTCGCGAGCATATGACCAAGTACGGCACCACCATCGAGCACTTCGCCAAGATCGGCTACAAGAACCACAAGCATTCGGTGAACAATCCGTACGCGCAGTTCCAGGAGGAGTACTCGCTCGAGGACATCCTGGCCTCGCGGATGATCTACGACCCGCTCACCAAACTGCAGTGCTCGCCCACCTCGGACGGCTCCGGCGCGGCCATTCTGGCCAGTGAGGAGTTCGTGGAGCGGCACGATCTGGCGGCGCGGGCGGTGGAGATCGTCGGTCAGACCATGACCACCGATTTCCGGTCCACCTTCGACGGCAGCGCCAAGAACCTCATCGGCTACGACATGAATGTGCAAGCCGCGGAGAAGGTCTACGCACAGGCGGGCCTGGGTCCCGAGGACTTCCAGGTCATCGAATTGCACGACTGCTTCTCCGCCAATGAACTGCTGCTGTACGAGGCCCTGGGCCTGTGCGAGGAGGGGCAGGCCGGTCAGCTCATCGACGCGGGCCAGACCACCTACGGCGGCAAGTGGGTGGTGAACCCGTCCGGCGGGCTCATCTCCAAGGGGCATCCTTTGGGCGCAACGGGTTTGGCGCAGTGCAGTGAACTCACCTGGCAGCTGCGCGGCACCGCCGACAAGCGGCAGGTGGAGAACGTCACCGCCGCGCTGCAGCACAACATCGGCCTGGGCGGCGCGGCGGTCGTCACCGCCTATCAGCGCGCCGACCGCTGA
- a CDS encoding TetR/AcrR family transcriptional regulator, which yields MTRSDVSKPQRRTQEQRSTETRIRLLDATIECLVEFGYAGTTTPRVAELAGVTRGAQVHHFGSKTDLVVAAISHLAQRRTEAAMREIARVRTGDDPLGSTLEFMWELHQGPLFIAAIELWVASRTDPVLATEMEKVEPFVNNAVLLAVAQLVPNELHRKSVRDFTYTAMDTLRGILVTDFISPDPARAHRRWLRASAQLRLAAESAVPDLRLAD from the coding sequence ATGACCAGGTCCGATGTCTCGAAGCCGCAGCGCCGCACGCAGGAGCAGCGCAGCACCGAGACGCGGATACGGCTGCTGGACGCCACCATCGAGTGTCTCGTCGAATTCGGGTACGCCGGAACCACCACCCCGCGGGTCGCGGAGCTGGCCGGGGTGACCCGCGGCGCTCAGGTGCATCACTTCGGATCGAAGACGGATCTGGTGGTGGCGGCCATCAGTCATCTGGCGCAGCGCCGCACCGAGGCCGCCATGCGGGAGATCGCGCGGGTGCGGACCGGGGACGATCCGCTGGGCAGCACCCTCGAATTCATGTGGGAGCTGCATCAGGGACCGCTCTTCATCGCGGCCATCGAGCTGTGGGTGGCCAGTCGCACCGATCCGGTGCTGGCCACCGAGATGGAGAAGGTCGAGCCGTTCGTCAATAACGCGGTGTTGCTGGCGGTGGCGCAGTTGGTGCCGAATGAGCTGCACCGCAAGAGCGTTCGCGATTTCACCTACACCGCCATGGATACGCTGCGCGGCATCCTGGTCACCGATTTCATCTCCCCGGATCCGGCACGCGCGCATCGCCGCTGGCTGCGCGCCTCCGCGCAACTGCGCTTGGCGGCCGAATCGGCGGTACCGGATCTGCGTCTCGCCGACTGA